In the genome of Candidatus Nanopelagicales bacterium, one region contains:
- the rsmA gene encoding 16S rRNA (adenine(1518)-N(6)/adenine(1519)-N(6))-dimethyltransferase RsmA: MSGDGLLGPAQIRSLAAELDLVPSKRHGQNFVIDPNTVRRIVRLAELSPGDGTLEVGPGLGSLTLGLLGACASVTAIEIEPSLAARLPRTVAEQLPAAVGRLTVVADDALRVPMPLPGPEPTALVANLPYNVSVPVLLRLLADVPSIGHGLVMVQSEVADRLVAREGSRVYGVPSVKMQWFGEVSRAGSVGPKVFWPEPRVESGLVRFVRHDPPASEVGRAEVFACIDAAFSQRRKALRSALADWAGGRMQSDAILAHAAVDPGLRGEALTLAAFVRIADSRAALQPT; the protein is encoded by the coding sequence ATGAGTGGTGACGGTTTGCTCGGGCCCGCGCAGATCAGGTCGCTGGCCGCTGAGTTGGACTTGGTACCGAGCAAACGACACGGCCAGAACTTCGTCATTGACCCGAACACCGTGCGCCGTATTGTCCGGCTGGCCGAACTCTCGCCTGGCGACGGGACGCTGGAAGTGGGCCCGGGATTGGGCTCGCTGACCCTGGGTTTGCTTGGCGCGTGTGCCAGCGTCACCGCGATTGAGATCGAACCCAGCCTCGCTGCGCGACTGCCGCGCACAGTCGCCGAACAGCTGCCTGCGGCCGTCGGGCGGCTGACGGTGGTGGCCGACGATGCGTTGCGGGTCCCGATGCCCCTGCCAGGCCCCGAGCCGACTGCACTCGTCGCGAACCTTCCCTACAACGTGTCGGTACCGGTCCTGCTCCGGTTGCTCGCGGATGTTCCTTCGATCGGCCACGGGCTCGTCATGGTCCAGTCCGAGGTCGCCGACCGCCTCGTTGCCAGGGAAGGATCGCGGGTTTACGGCGTCCCGAGCGTCAAGATGCAGTGGTTCGGCGAAGTCAGCCGGGCTGGTTCGGTAGGGCCGAAGGTCTTCTGGCCGGAGCCGCGAGTGGAATCCGGGTTGGTCCGCTTCGTCCGCCACGATCCGCCGGCCAGCGAGGTCGGACGAGCCGAAGTGTTCGCGTGTATCGATGCGGCGTTTTCACAGCGTCGCAAGGCACTGCGGTCGGCCCTTGCGGATTGGGCTGGCGGGCGCATGCAGTCCGACGCGATCCTGGCCCATGCCGCCGTCGATCCAGGGTTACGTGGCGAAGCTCTCACCCTTGCGGCATTTGTCAGGATCGCCGACTCGCGCGCGGCCCTGCAGCCCACATAG
- a CDS encoding 4-(cytidine 5'-diphospho)-2-C-methyl-D-erythritol kinase has translation MPPVVRSVTVRVPAKVNLQLAVGPRRVDGYHDVATVFHAVGIFDEVTASDGIPGSGITLSMIGEGVEAIPLGEENLAWQAAKALAEYADVALDVVLKVEKNIPIAGGMAGGSADAAATLVACDALWRSGLGREELDVLAARLGADVTFALHGGTAIGTGRGELLTPALISGQYNWVFAIANEGMSTAAVYAQCDRLREGRDLTEPVVSEALMTALRRGDADAVGRCLSNDLQSAAISLRPELELILETGRSYGALGAIVSGSGPTCAFLARDDEQALDVAVALSASGLCSSVQRAHGPVHGARIVESVSTGTLLRGV, from the coding sequence ATGCCTCCCGTAGTCCGATCCGTGACAGTGCGGGTCCCGGCCAAGGTCAACCTGCAATTGGCGGTGGGACCGCGCCGAGTGGACGGCTATCACGATGTAGCAACCGTCTTCCATGCGGTTGGGATTTTTGACGAGGTGACGGCCTCGGACGGCATTCCCGGCTCGGGGATCACGCTCTCAATGATCGGTGAGGGAGTGGAAGCTATCCCACTCGGTGAGGAGAACCTCGCCTGGCAAGCGGCGAAGGCACTGGCCGAATACGCCGACGTTGCCCTCGATGTGGTGCTGAAGGTGGAGAAGAACATCCCGATTGCCGGTGGAATGGCGGGTGGGTCGGCCGATGCTGCGGCGACCCTGGTTGCTTGTGATGCCCTCTGGCGATCTGGTCTGGGGCGCGAGGAACTCGATGTGCTCGCGGCACGCCTCGGTGCCGACGTCACCTTTGCCCTGCACGGCGGAACGGCTATTGGAACGGGCCGCGGTGAACTGCTGACGCCAGCGTTGATCAGCGGTCAGTACAACTGGGTCTTTGCCATCGCCAATGAGGGCATGTCGACTGCGGCCGTCTACGCCCAATGTGATCGGTTGCGGGAGGGCCGCGACCTGACCGAACCGGTCGTCTCCGAGGCCCTGATGACAGCCCTTCGGCGAGGCGACGCTGATGCGGTTGGCCGGTGCTTGTCCAACGACCTGCAGTCGGCGGCGATCTCGCTGCGACCGGAACTTGAGTTGATCCTGGAAACGGGGCGGTCGTACGGCGCGTTGGGCGCGATCGTTTCCGGCAGTGGCCCTACGTGCGCATTCCTTGCCCGCGACGACGAGCAAGCACTCGACGTCGCGGTGGCACTGAGTGCCTCGGGCTTGTGCTCGT